The following are from one region of the Rattus rattus isolate New Zealand chromosome 13, Rrattus_CSIRO_v1, whole genome shotgun sequence genome:
- the Lpar2 gene encoding lysophosphatidic acid receptor 2: protein MGQCYYNETIGFFYNNSGKELSLHWRPKDVVVVALGLTVSVLVLLTNLLVIAAIASNRRFHQPIYYLLGNLAAADLFAGMAYLFLMFHTGPRTARLSIKGWFLRQGLLDTSLTASVATLLAIAVERHRSVMAVQLHSRLPRGRVVTLIVGVWVAALGLGLLPAHFWHCLCDLDSCSRMVPLFSRSYLAVWALSSLLVFLLMVAVYTRIFFYVRRRVERMAEHVSCHPRYRETMLSLVKTVVIILGAFVVCWTPGQVVLLLDGLDCKSCNVLAVEKYFLLLAEANSLVNAVVYSCRDAEMRRTFRRLLCCTCLRWSHHKSARYSSSARTGASTRIMLPENGHPLMDSTL, encoded by the exons ATGGGCCAGTGCTACTACAATGAGACCATCGGCTTTTTCTATAATAACAGCGGCAAGGAGCTCAGCCTTCACTGGCGCCCCAaagatgtggtggtggtggccctGGGGCTGACAGTCAGTGTGCTGGTATTGCTGACCAACCTGCTGGTTATTGCAGCCATTGCCTCCAACCGACGCTTCCACCAGCCCATATACTACCTGCTTGGCAACTTGGCTGCAGCTGACCTCTTTGCTGGCATGGCCTACCTCTTCCTCATGTTCCATACTGGCCCCCGCACCGCCAGGCTCTCCATCAAAGGCTGGTTCCTGCGACAGGGCCTGCTGGACACCAGCCTCACGGCATCGGTGGCCACGTTGCTGGCCATTGCTGTGGAACGGCACCGCAGTGTGATGGCTGTGCAGCTGCACAGCCGCTTGCCCCGGGGCCGTGTGGTCACACTCATCGTGGGAGTGTGGGTGGCTGCGCTGGGTCTGGGGTTGCTGCCTGCACACTTCTGGCACTGCCTCTGTGACTTGGACAGCTGCTCACGAATGGTGCCCCTGTTCAGCCGCTCCTACCTGGCTGTGTGGGCCCTATCCAGCCTGCTTGTCTTCCTACTCATGGTAGCCGTCTACACACGAATTTTCTTCTATGTGCGCAGACGGGTGGAACGCATGGCGGAGCACGTCAGCTGCCATCCCCGCTACCGAGAGACAATGCTCAGCCTAGTCAAGACGGTTGTCATCATTCTGG GGGCATTTGTGGTGTGCTGGACACCGGGCCAGGTGGTGCTGCTCTTGGACGGTCTGGACTGTAAATCCTGCAACGTTCTGGCTGTGGAGAAGTACTTCCTGCTCCTGGCCGAGGCCAACTCCCTGGTCAACGCGGTGGTGTACTCGTGCCGAGACGCTGAGATGCGCCGTACCTTCCGCCGCCTTCTCTGTTGCACATGTCTCCGCTGGTCGCACCACAAGTCTGCCCGTTATTCATCGTCTGCCCGGACGGGTGCCAGCACCCGGATCATGCTTCCCGAGAATGGCCACCCACTGATGGACTCCACCCTTTAG